A window of Streptomyces sp. DG1A-41 contains these coding sequences:
- a CDS encoding metallopeptidase family protein: MDKPVTPRAAAPGPRRRDRHGRGMRGPIAPPQVPLAASRAEAFADLVQDSVERLERRWPQLADIDFLVLEVPRLDGPGQAWNDEAVPLGGTISAREGRPARVVVYRRPVEIRTKGRDERAALVHEVVVEQVAELLGLTPETVDPRYGEDQG, from the coding sequence ATGGACAAGCCCGTAACGCCCCGAGCCGCCGCCCCCGGGCCCCGCCGCCGTGATCGCCACGGCCGGGGCATGCGCGGCCCGATCGCGCCGCCGCAGGTGCCGCTCGCCGCCAGCCGTGCGGAGGCGTTCGCGGATCTGGTGCAGGACTCCGTGGAGCGCCTGGAGCGGCGGTGGCCGCAGCTCGCCGACATCGACTTCCTGGTGCTGGAGGTGCCGCGGCTCGACGGGCCCGGCCAGGCCTGGAACGACGAGGCGGTCCCGCTGGGCGGCACGATCAGCGCCCGCGAGGGCCGCCCCGCGCGCGTGGTGGTCTACCGGCGGCCGGTCGAGATCCGCACCAAGGGGCGCGACGAGCGGGCGGCGCTGGTGCACGAGGTCGTCGTCGAGCAGGTCGCCGAGCTGCTCGGGCTGACGCCGGAGACGGTGGATCCGCGGTACGGCGAGGACCAGGGCTGA
- a CDS encoding DUF5719 family protein: MNRTTLSLIAGATALAAVTGFAALSAPDTAGTDTTAKAAAQLPVERTSLVCPAPSMSDIAETSYTSFTPVTKGTGSGGKAELLAAAQESRDGSGAGGGKGKGDGKSGERKTGKPVPTSKEPGKPVTGDSSGAESPALVGTADGRFAPGWTVQETTEVAAGTGRGLQGINCTAPDTSFWFPGASTAADRTDYVHLTNPDDSAAVVDIELYGKDGALQSTVGEGITVQPHSSEPVLLSTLTDEQQTDLTVHVNVRSGRVGAAVQALDDKLGGDWLAASTDPTGSLVLPGIPRDATSVRLVAFTPGDADADLKLRLASPSGLITPAGHETVHIKGGMTTAVDLGDVTRGEAGSLVLTPTDQSVPVVAALRVVRGKGDKQETAFIPATRPVGTRATSADNSGKGSTLSLTAPGRTATVEVTASAGSEGGTPVSKTYTIKAGTTQDIEPPVPSGLKGTYALTVEPKSGGPVYGARTLAATEGGVPGFTVQTLPDDRGTVAVPEADEDLSVLQK, from the coding sequence GTGAACCGCACCACCCTGTCCCTGATCGCCGGCGCGACCGCGCTCGCCGCCGTCACCGGATTCGCCGCGCTGTCCGCCCCGGACACCGCGGGCACGGACACCACCGCCAAGGCGGCCGCCCAACTGCCCGTGGAGCGCACGAGTCTGGTGTGCCCCGCGCCCAGCATGTCCGACATCGCGGAGACGTCCTACACCTCCTTCACGCCCGTCACGAAGGGCACCGGGAGCGGCGGCAAGGCCGAACTCCTGGCGGCCGCCCAGGAGTCGCGAGACGGCTCGGGCGCGGGGGGTGGCAAGGGCAAGGGCGACGGGAAGTCCGGCGAGCGGAAGACCGGGAAGCCCGTGCCGACCTCCAAGGAGCCAGGCAAGCCGGTCACCGGTGACAGCTCGGGCGCCGAATCGCCCGCGCTGGTCGGGACCGCGGACGGCAGGTTCGCGCCCGGCTGGACCGTCCAGGAGACGACGGAGGTCGCCGCGGGGACCGGTCGCGGCCTTCAGGGCATCAACTGCACGGCCCCGGACACGAGTTTCTGGTTCCCCGGCGCCAGCACCGCGGCCGACCGCACCGACTACGTCCATCTGACGAACCCGGACGACTCGGCCGCCGTGGTCGACATCGAGCTCTACGGCAAGGACGGCGCCCTCCAGTCCACGGTGGGGGAGGGCATCACGGTCCAGCCGCACTCCAGCGAGCCGGTCCTGCTGTCCACCCTCACCGACGAGCAGCAGACCGACCTCACCGTGCACGTCAACGTCCGCAGCGGACGGGTCGGCGCCGCGGTGCAGGCCCTGGACGACAAGCTCGGCGGCGACTGGCTGGCCGCGTCCACGGACCCGACGGGCAGCCTGGTCCTGCCCGGCATTCCCAGGGACGCCACCTCCGTGCGCCTGGTCGCCTTCACCCCCGGCGACGCCGACGCGGACCTCAAGCTGCGCCTCGCCTCCCCCTCCGGGCTGATCACCCCGGCGGGACACGAGACGGTGCACATCAAGGGTGGTATGACCACCGCCGTCGACCTCGGCGACGTGACACGCGGCGAGGCGGGCTCCCTGGTGCTGACGCCGACCGACCAGTCCGTGCCGGTCGTGGCGGCCCTGCGGGTCGTACGCGGCAAGGGCGACAAGCAGGAGACGGCGTTCATCCCGGCCACCCGCCCCGTCGGCACACGCGCGACGTCCGCGGACAACAGCGGCAAGGGCAGCACACTGTCCCTGACCGCCCCCGGCCGCACCGCCACGGTCGAGGTCACCGCCTCGGCGGGCAGTGAGGGCGGCACACCGGTGTCGAAGACGTACACGATCAAGGCCGGAACGACTCAGGACATCGAGCCCCCGGTCCCCAGCGGCCTGAAGGGCACGTACGCGCTCACGGTCGAGCCGAAGTCCGGCGGCCCGGTCTACGGCGCCCGCACCCTGGCGGCGACGGAGGGCGGTGTCCCGGGCTTCACCGTGCAGACGCTGCCCGACGACCGGGGGACGGTCGCGGTACCGGAGGCGGACGAGGACCTGTCGGTGTTGCAGAAGTAG
- a CDS encoding glycosyltransferase translates to MSVHSHPAAHHDSAATPEFPRHVVTAVLVSHDGARWLPDALAGLLGQERPVQYAMGADTGSADDSAQLVTDALGADRVLHLARRTGFGQAVEECGRTAPVLTPEHLPYLKRPSGWDPVTRSWRDDAYDMPELPHGEPVQWLWLLHDDCAPEPDALAQLLRVVDNEYELGREDVAVVGPKLRGWYDRRQLLEVGVSIANSGRRWTGLDRREQDQGQHDHVRPVLSVSTAGMLIRRDVFEQLGGFDRHLPLMRDDVDLCWRAHAAGYRVLVAPEAVVRHAEAASRERRTVDCVGRTAASPHKVDKAGAVYTLLVNTRTAVLPWVLLRIVLGTLLRTVAYLVGKVPGQAVDEIRGLMGTLLRPERILAGRRGRGAPRIDKDELRSLFPPPGATVRMTVEQVAGNLVGRADPEVASGAGRHGGAVESGPGGDDADFLEIEQFARLKRIARKPGPVLFLVLLLVSLVACRELLGGGSLAGGALLPAPADSSELWARYLDAWHPVAAGGTSSAPPYLALVAMLASLLFGSTGLAVTLLLVCSVPLAGVTAYFASRPLVESRLLRAWAAVVYAFLPAATGALAGGRIGTAVLAVLLPLIARAGIAASGLANPSGARGSWRATWAYALLLTITTAFTPIVWPIALLLGAGLLVLRRADITAYGLRFLAQLGTPLLVLAPWSLSLLPYGFFQEAGLEYGPSAASALDLLGASPGGPGTVSGLMLIGIVLAALAALLRSERRLGISTAWTAALTGFVFAVLSNSSTWSGPATLVYGIALLAAAALGADGARARVAEQSFGWRQPVAVLIAFASAAGPLLVAAGWMIRGADGPLERRDPTQVPAFVAEESGSSDQARTLVLDSDSASHVGYMLVRGSGARLGDGEIAAADGENSRLDKVVANLVAGSGADQADQLGGFAVRYVLVHQGAPRDVTRVLDATPGLTRLSQQDGGALWQIDQEVARATIVPASGSGTPQPVAAGPVDIHTTIPTGPDGRVLRLADTASDGWTATLDGKPLARTTVDGWAQGFELPAAGGKLDVTYDDPVGHTAWLWAQGLLAVVLVVLALPGRRRDIDDDLPEEPAVPAQPVAGEGRRARRLRAQAEAEAEGAAQPEEFPPPQAEQPPAPVPQQQNYGMGVPPGEDVRAWERDDAGYQSGEYAGYGDQYQGAQYPADAYGQQYQADPYQGGQYDPYAYGGQPPNPSYDQQGYDQAYFQGYGTPYDPAQQQHPHGTGSERPDGSQQ, encoded by the coding sequence ATGTCCGTGCACAGCCACCCGGCAGCTCATCACGACAGCGCTGCCACACCTGAGTTCCCGCGTCATGTGGTGACCGCGGTCCTCGTCTCCCACGACGGCGCCCGCTGGCTGCCCGACGCGCTCGCCGGGCTGCTCGGCCAGGAGCGACCCGTCCAGTACGCGATGGGCGCCGACACCGGCAGCGCGGACGACTCCGCCCAGCTGGTCACCGACGCCCTCGGCGCCGACCGCGTGCTGCACCTCGCCCGCCGCACCGGCTTCGGCCAGGCCGTCGAGGAGTGCGGCCGCACCGCCCCGGTCCTCACTCCCGAGCACCTCCCGTACCTGAAGCGGCCCAGCGGCTGGGACCCGGTCACCCGCTCCTGGCGCGACGACGCGTACGACATGCCCGAGCTCCCGCACGGAGAGCCGGTGCAGTGGCTGTGGCTGCTGCACGACGACTGCGCCCCGGAACCGGACGCCCTGGCCCAGCTGCTGCGGGTCGTGGACAACGAGTACGAGCTGGGCCGCGAGGACGTGGCCGTCGTGGGCCCGAAGCTCCGCGGCTGGTACGACCGGCGGCAGCTGCTGGAGGTCGGCGTCAGCATCGCCAACTCCGGCCGCCGCTGGACCGGCCTGGACCGCCGCGAGCAGGACCAGGGCCAGCACGACCACGTCCGGCCCGTGCTGTCGGTGTCCACCGCCGGCATGCTCATCCGCCGCGACGTCTTCGAACAGCTGGGCGGCTTCGACCGCCACCTTCCCCTCATGCGCGACGACGTCGACCTGTGCTGGCGCGCGCACGCGGCGGGCTACCGCGTCCTGGTCGCCCCCGAGGCGGTCGTCCGGCACGCCGAGGCGGCCTCCCGCGAGCGCCGCACGGTCGACTGCGTGGGCCGCACGGCCGCCTCCCCGCACAAGGTCGACAAGGCCGGCGCCGTCTACACCCTGCTCGTCAACACGCGTACGGCCGTGCTGCCCTGGGTGCTGCTGCGGATCGTGCTCGGCACACTGCTGCGTACCGTCGCCTATCTCGTCGGCAAGGTGCCCGGACAGGCCGTCGACGAGATCCGCGGCCTCATGGGCACGCTGCTCAGGCCCGAACGGATCCTCGCCGGGCGGCGCGGCAGAGGCGCTCCCCGGATCGACAAGGACGAGTTGCGGTCGCTGTTCCCGCCGCCCGGCGCGACCGTCCGCATGACCGTCGAGCAGGTCGCGGGCAACCTCGTCGGCCGCGCCGACCCCGAGGTCGCCTCCGGCGCCGGACGGCACGGCGGCGCCGTCGAGTCGGGCCCCGGCGGCGACGACGCCGACTTCCTGGAGATCGAGCAGTTCGCCCGGCTCAAGCGCATCGCGCGCAAGCCCGGCCCGGTGCTCTTCCTGGTGCTGCTGCTCGTCTCCCTGGTCGCCTGCCGCGAACTCCTCGGCGGCGGCTCGCTCGCGGGCGGCGCCCTGCTGCCCGCCCCGGCCGACTCCTCCGAACTGTGGGCGCGCTACCTGGACGCCTGGCATCCGGTCGCCGCCGGCGGCACCTCCTCCGCGCCGCCGTACCTCGCGCTCGTGGCGATGCTGGCGTCCCTGCTGTTCGGCTCGACCGGCCTCGCCGTCACGCTGCTGCTCGTCTGCTCGGTGCCGCTGGCCGGTGTCACCGCCTACTTCGCCTCCCGCCCGCTGGTCGAGTCCCGGCTGCTGCGCGCGTGGGCGGCCGTCGTCTACGCCTTCCTGCCCGCCGCCACCGGCGCCCTCGCCGGCGGCCGGATCGGCACCGCCGTTCTGGCCGTGCTGCTGCCGCTCATCGCCCGCGCGGGCATCGCCGCCAGCGGCCTGGCGAACCCCTCGGGGGCACGCGGCAGTTGGCGCGCGACCTGGGCGTACGCGCTGCTGCTGACCATCACCACCGCGTTCACCCCGATCGTGTGGCCCATCGCGCTGCTCCTCGGCGCCGGGCTGCTGGTCCTGCGCCGGGCCGACATCACGGCGTACGGGCTGCGGTTCCTCGCCCAGCTCGGCACACCCCTGCTGGTCCTCGCGCCCTGGTCGCTGTCATTGCTCCCGTACGGTTTCTTCCAGGAAGCCGGTCTGGAGTACGGCCCCTCGGCCGCCTCCGCCCTCGACCTGCTCGGCGCCAGCCCGGGCGGCCCCGGCACCGTCAGCGGCCTGATGCTGATCGGCATCGTGCTGGCCGCGCTCGCCGCCCTGCTCCGCTCGGAACGCCGGCTGGGCATCTCGACGGCCTGGACGGCCGCCCTGACCGGCTTCGTCTTCGCGGTCCTGTCCAACAGCTCCACCTGGTCCGGCCCCGCGACCCTCGTCTACGGCATCGCCCTTCTGGCGGCCGCCGCGCTCGGCGCCGACGGGGCACGCGCGCGCGTGGCCGAGCAGAGCTTCGGCTGGCGCCAGCCGGTCGCCGTGCTGATCGCCTTCGCCTCGGCCGCGGGCCCGCTGCTCGTCGCCGCGGGCTGGATGATCCGCGGCGCCGACGGCCCCCTGGAGCGGCGCGACCCGACACAGGTCCCCGCGTTCGTCGCCGAGGAGAGCGGCAGCAGCGACCAGGCCCGCACCCTCGTCCTCGACAGCGACTCCGCCTCCCATGTCGGATACATGCTGGTCCGCGGCTCCGGCGCCCGCCTCGGCGACGGCGAGATCGCCGCGGCCGACGGCGAGAACAGCAGGCTCGACAAGGTCGTCGCCAACCTCGTCGCCGGCTCCGGCGCCGACCAGGCCGATCAGCTCGGCGGCTTCGCCGTGCGCTACGTCCTCGTCCACCAGGGCGCTCCCCGCGACGTCACCCGCGTCCTGGACGCCACGCCCGGCCTGACCCGGCTCAGCCAGCAGGACGGCGGTGCGCTGTGGCAGATCGACCAGGAGGTCGCGCGCGCCACCATCGTCCCCGCCTCCGGCTCCGGCACCCCCCAGCCCGTCGCCGCCGGGCCCGTCGACATCCACACCACGATCCCGACCGGCCCCGACGGACGCGTGCTGCGCCTGGCCGACACCGCCTCCGACGGCTGGACCGCCACGCTCGACGGCAAGCCGCTCGCCCGCACCACGGTCGACGGCTGGGCCCAGGGCTTCGAACTACCCGCCGCCGGCGGCAAGCTGGACGTCACCTACGACGACCCGGTCGGCCACACCGCATGGCTGTGGGCGCAGGGGCTCCTCGCCGTCGTGCTCGTCGTGCTCGCCCTGCCCGGCCGGCGCCGCGACATCGACGACGACCTGCCCGAGGAGCCGGCCGTCCCCGCCCAGCCGGTCGCGGGCGAGGGCCGCCGAGCCCGCCGCCTGCGCGCCCAGGCCGAAGCCGAGGCCGAAGGGGCGGCGCAGCCCGAGGAGTTCCCGCCCCCGCAGGCCGAGCAGCCCCCGGCACCCGTGCCCCAGCAGCAGAACTACGGGATGGGGGTCCCCCCGGGCGAGGATGTTCGAGCCTGGGAGAGGGACGACGCCGGCTACCAGAGCGGCGAGTACGCGGGCTACGGCGACCAGTACCAGGGCGCCCAGTACCCGGCGGACGCGTACGGACAGCAGTACCAGGCGGACCCGTACCAGGGCGGCCAGTACGACCCGTACGCGTACGGCGGCCAGCCCCCGAACCCGTCGTACGACCAGCAGGGCTACGACCAGGCCTACTTCCAGGGCTACGGCACGCCGTACGACCCGGCACAGCAGCAACACCCCCACGGCACGGGCAGTGAGCGTCCCGACGGGAGCCAGCAGTGA